The following are encoded together in the Planococcus antarcticus DSM 14505 genome:
- a CDS encoding DUF6176 family protein, protein MKLTSEPSRFKVKKGKAEVVEQWMNFLNEHMDKVLLTLNDEKMFVETIFKEEINGAVYLYWYSVQGEGGAELENSEHEVDKKHMEFWNECIDLSYQPVDIEPKVVMIQEKVKDAMK, encoded by the coding sequence ATGAAGTTGACCTCAGAGCCATCGAGATTCAAAGTCAAAAAAGGGAAGGCGGAAGTTGTTGAACAATGGATGAATTTTTTGAATGAGCATATGGACAAGGTCCTGCTGACACTCAACGATGAAAAAATGTTCGTCGAAACGATTTTCAAAGAAGAGATCAATGGTGCAGTGTATTTATACTGGTATTCGGTGCAGGGAGAAGGCGGAGCGGAACTGGAGAACTCCGAACACGAAGTTGATAAGAAGCATATGGAATTTTGGAACGAATGCATCGACTTGAGCTATCAGCCAGTGGACATAGAGCCAAAAGTGGTCATGATTCAGGAAAAAGTAAAGGACGCAATGAAATGA
- the panB gene encoding 3-methyl-2-oxobutanoate hydroxymethyltransferase — MKNTASLIKMKTQDEKIAMLTAYDYPSAKLAEQAGVDVILVGDSLGMVVLGYDSTVKVTVDDMIHHGKAARRGAPDTFLVVDMPFASFHGSAERTLDNAVRIFQETGAEAVKLEGADEVVDVVKLLTRTGIPVVAHLGLLPQTAGVLGGYKVQGKTAGAAQKLIEDARACEAAGACMLVLECIPYQLAQKVTAALTIPVIGIGAGSETDGQVLVYHDTLKYGSHHLPKFVQSYAETGDIMKNGLIQYVTEVKTGAFPAEEHRFTMKEEELQQLYGGKE; from the coding sequence ATGAAAAATACAGCATCACTCATCAAAATGAAAACACAAGATGAAAAAATCGCTATGCTGACTGCCTACGATTATCCGTCAGCAAAACTTGCCGAGCAAGCTGGAGTCGATGTGATTCTGGTAGGCGATTCTCTTGGAATGGTCGTCCTTGGATACGATTCTACGGTGAAAGTGACCGTCGATGACATGATCCACCACGGCAAAGCAGCGCGGCGCGGCGCCCCCGATACCTTTTTGGTGGTAGACATGCCTTTTGCATCGTTTCATGGAAGTGCAGAACGCACACTCGACAACGCGGTCCGCATTTTTCAAGAAACGGGAGCGGAAGCAGTAAAGCTGGAAGGCGCAGATGAGGTTGTGGACGTGGTGAAATTGTTGACACGCACCGGCATCCCGGTTGTCGCTCACTTGGGGCTGCTTCCACAAACGGCAGGTGTTCTCGGCGGCTACAAAGTGCAAGGGAAAACAGCGGGTGCCGCACAGAAGCTCATCGAAGATGCGCGGGCATGTGAAGCGGCAGGGGCCTGCATGCTGGTCCTTGAATGCATTCCATATCAATTGGCGCAGAAAGTCACCGCGGCGCTGACGATTCCGGTGATTGGCATTGGCGCTGGCAGTGAGACAGACGGACAGGTACTGGTTTATCACGATACCTTGAAGTACGGATCGCACCATTTGCCAAAGTTTGTACAATCTTATGCAGAAACGGGAGACATCATGAAAAATGGGTTGATCCAGTATGTCACGGAAGTGAAGACAGGTGCTTTCCCAGCGGAAGAACACCGATTTACCATGAAAGAAGAAGAACTTCAGCAGCTGTATGGAGGAAAAGAATAG
- a CDS encoding GNAT family N-acetyltransferase: MLETDRFFLREFEKTDWKAVHAYASREIVSKYQSWEPNTPQETQQYIDDVLQQQLRQPRTNFTFAVVWKETGKVIGAGELSAIDRTNQSGAIGYILHPNYWRQGIAAEVALLLLEFGFEENRLHRIWASCDPQNLGSQKILEKVGMIKEGLLRKNLRMKDGWRDSLLYSILGDEWQKR; encoded by the coding sequence ATGCTTGAGACAGATCGGTTCTTTTTGAGGGAATTCGAAAAAACAGACTGGAAAGCGGTCCATGCCTATGCCTCTCGGGAAATTGTCTCCAAGTATCAATCGTGGGAACCGAATACACCACAAGAAACACAGCAATACATAGATGATGTGCTCCAACAACAGCTCCGCCAGCCGCGAACGAATTTTACTTTTGCGGTAGTCTGGAAAGAAACAGGAAAAGTTATTGGAGCGGGAGAGCTTTCAGCAATAGACAGAACCAACCAATCTGGTGCAATTGGCTATATTCTTCATCCGAATTATTGGAGGCAAGGAATTGCTGCAGAAGTGGCTCTACTGCTGCTGGAGTTCGGCTTTGAAGAAAACCGGCTTCATAGAATTTGGGCAAGCTGTGATCCTCAAAATCTCGGATCACAAAAAATCCTTGAAAAAGTCGGAATGATAAAAGAAGGTCTGCTTCGGAAAAACTTGCGAATGAAAGATGGATGGCGCGATTCTCTTCTTTACAGCATTCTTGGAGATGAATGGCAGAAGCGATAA